The following DNA comes from Buttiauxella agrestis.
AGACTTTACTTCGCAGCGGACGCAGGACTTCCGAGACCAACTCCGGGCGCGGATATTCGCGGCCCGAATCGTAAATTTGTTGACGCAGAGACTCGATTTTTCCCTCTTTCAGCCGCTGCAACATGCTCTCCTGAAGACTGAGCCAGTTGTTTGTCTGACGTGTTTCAGGCCTTGCCAGCAAGGGTTTAACCTGGCTGACCGGAACGCCTTTTTTCACCCAGTCGAGAATTTTTAACGCCTGCTCGACATCATCATCACTATAAAGACGGTGTCCGCCATCAGTGCGCATCGGCTTGATCAGACCGTAACGACGCTGCCAGGCGCGGAGCGTGGTGGCGTTTATCCCGCAAAGACGGGCAAATTCACCGATGGAGTAGGGCATAAGTCTCACCTGATAATAGAGAATATTCTCAATATACTACGAATATTACCGGGCTGAATGTAGCGCAGGATGTTTGCACTACACTTTATTTCCAACCGCGTAGATGAAAGGAGTTCCCATGAAGCTATGGCCTGTTGTGACCGGAGTCGCTATCGCACTAACCCTGGTTGCTTGTAAATCTCCCACGCCGCCGAAAGGAGTTCAGCCTATTACTGGGTTTGATGCCAGCCGTTATCTTGGCAAATGGTATGAAATCGCTCGCCTTGAAAACCGTTTCGAACGTGGCCTTGAGCAGGTCACTGCAACTTATGGTAAGCGCAGCGATGGTGCGATTAGCGTGCTCAATCGTGGATATGATCCGATTAAAAACAAGTGGAATGAGAGTGAAGGGAAAGCTTCGTTCACTGGCGCACCAACGACGGCTGCGCTGAAAGTGTCATTCTTTGGGCCGTTCTATGGCGGGTATAACGTGATCAAGCTGGATGATGATTACCAGTACGCGTTGGTTAGCGGTCCGAACCGTGACTATTTGTGGATTTTGTCTCGAACGCCAACCATTCCGGATGCGGTGAAGCAGGATTACCTGAACACGGCACGCACGCTGGGATTCAAAGTCGAGCAGCTCGTGTGGGTGAAGCAGTAAGTCATTGCACCGGGTTCTGTCCGGCGAAAGATG
Coding sequences within:
- a CDS encoding MerR family transcriptional regulator, whose product is MPYSIGEFARLCGINATTLRAWQRRYGLIKPMRTDGGHRLYSDDDVEQALKILDWVKKGVPVSQVKPLLARPETRQTNNWLSLQESMLQRLKEGKIESLRQQIYDSGREYPRPELVSEVLRPLRSKVSANIPAIMTLREILDGIIISYTSFCLEGDKKAPGDNYLITGWHLTDPCEIWLEALKRTGQGQRIDVLPVPPVMLAPEIFPDRKWLLVTSGKLTAARKNQIELWQQQVASLEVIAL
- a CDS encoding lipocalin family protein, yielding MKLWPVVTGVAIALTLVACKSPTPPKGVQPITGFDASRYLGKWYEIARLENRFERGLEQVTATYGKRSDGAISVLNRGYDPIKNKWNESEGKASFTGAPTTAALKVSFFGPFYGGYNVIKLDDDYQYALVSGPNRDYLWILSRTPTIPDAVKQDYLNTARTLGFKVEQLVWVKQ